The Flavobacteriales bacterium genome segment CTAGGACCGATTTTGATTTGAAGCAACATGAAAAATTCTCTGGTAAGAAATTACAGTACTTTGATTCGGAGGATAATGAGAACTATGTGCCATATGTCGTTGAAACGTCAATTGGATTAGATCGAATGTTCTTGGCCGTATTATCTAACTCGTTTACAGAAGAACAATTGGAAGATGGAAGCTCAAGAATTGTTTTGAAGTTACCTGCAGCTTTGGCTCCTGTTAAAGTTGCAGTAATGCCTCTAGTTAAAAAAGATGGGTTGCCTGAAAAAGCTCGTGAGATTATCGATAGATTGAAATTTGAAATGAATTGTCAATACGATGAAAAAGATTCTATCGGCAAAAGATATAGAAGACAAGATTCGATCGGGACACCTTTTTCGGTTACTGTAGATCACGATTCATTGAACGATAATTCTGTTACAATTAGATATAGAGATACAATGAAACAAGAGAGAATTCCGATTGATACTTTGGAAGGGAAATTGATGGAAGAGATAAGCTTCTCTAAATTGCTAGGCTAGTTTGTAAGCTTTGCAATAACTCTGCACAAGTTCATCATTGTCAATTACAGTTAACATAGCATTCCAAGCTTCGATGTAGTGATCTGTTGTTTCTTCGCCTATTAGATCTATCAGTGTGTCCTTATAAACGTAATTAATATCAGCAATTTCATTGTGCGCTTGTTTTTTATACCATTGCGAACAATCAAACTGATCTACTTTACTAAATCCACTTTGCTTTAGCACAAAAACCTGCTCCTCAAATGTTTGCATGGCATAAGTCAATCCATCTAACTGGTAGAAATTTTGCATTTCTTCACTGATATAGTCAATGGATTTTAACCATTCATAACTAGTAAAACATCCGCCATTCTTAAGTACCCGAAGACATTCGAGATACATGCTGCTTTTTCCTTCAATTTGAGTGAAGGCACCAATACTAAAAACATAATCAAATTCTTCATCCGGAAAATCCAAAGAACCTGGCTCAACGAGAATAAAATTAGTTTTATCCGCAGTTCCTTTTTTCAAAGAATAAGCTTTTGAATGCTCTATTAATCGTTTTTCAATATCAATTCCTGTAACAGAAGCACCAAATTTCTCTGCCAAATAACAAGCAGGACCTCCCAAGCCACAACCTATATCCAGTATTCTTTTATCCTTTAAATCAAGACCTTCAAATAGATTTAATACATTTCCTTCACCACCAGGCGACATATATCCAGATCCCCATATCAATTCGAGGACTTGAATCATTGTATCGTTATATTCGTCTATATGCGTCATAAATCTTATACTATCTATAAAGCTAGTCCATTTTTACAATTCTTTTAATTACCTGAGTGTTATTTGCATTAATCGTAATAAAATATAGCCCATTTTCATATTTATTCAAATCTAAGATAACACCATAGAAACGGTTAAGAAATGTACCTTTCTCATTAAATAAATCAATGGAGTTAATATAATACTCCGATGATACAGTTACACTGCCTCTTGTAGGATTAGGGAAGATGTTCATTTTTGTTGGTATACTTATTTGTGAAGTAATAATTTCTCCCAAAATACTTATATCTCCTATCCCTAATTCATCTCTACTTCCTGTTCCGTTGTTATCATCAAAAGACCATTTAAGGTATATATAATCCCCAATTGGAAAATTTGAAAGTAACGTAATTGTAA includes the following:
- a CDS encoding methyltransferase domain-containing protein; the encoded protein is MTHIDEYNDTMIQVLELIWGSGYMSPGGEGNVLNLFEGLDLKDKRILDIGCGLGGPACYLAEKFGASVTGIDIEKRLIEHSKAYSLKKGTADKTNFILVEPGSLDFPDEEFDYVFSIGAFTQIEGKSSMYLECLRVLKNGGCFTSYEWLKSIDYISEEMQNFYQLDGLTYAMQTFEEQVFVLKQSGFSKVDQFDCSQWYKKQAHNEIADINYVYKDTLIDLIGEETTDHYIEAWNAMLTVIDNDELVQSYCKAYKLA